One part of the uncultured Bacteroides sp. genome encodes these proteins:
- a CDS encoding DUF3267 domain-containing protein: MEHYTKKKEYTMSPAKANILSFCFFIPAVLVTWLPYALIWRVSFFKPEYAKTFLFGLIICMIMSVMSIILHELIHGLCWTLFAPNGWKSIRFGIIWKSLLPYCHCVESLTVKQYRIGLLMPTIFLGLLPIVYGLITGSFFALFYGYIMLLAGSGDLLILGMMRHLSGNTRIKDHPSKVGFIVE, translated from the coding sequence ATGGAACATTATACTAAAAAGAAAGAATATACTATGAGTCCGGCAAAAGCAAATATTCTTTCATTCTGTTTTTTTATTCCGGCAGTGTTGGTTACATGGTTACCCTATGCTCTGATTTGGAGAGTGAGTTTCTTTAAACCGGAGTATGCTAAAACTTTTCTCTTTGGGCTTATTATTTGCATGATAATGTCTGTGATGAGTATTATATTGCATGAGCTGATTCATGGTCTGTGCTGGACTCTTTTTGCTCCCAATGGATGGAAAAGTATTCGATTTGGTATTATCTGGAAATCGCTTCTTCCTTATTGTCACTGCGTAGAGTCATTAACAGTTAAACAATATCGAATAGGTTTATTAATGCCTACTATTTTTTTGGGACTATTACCTATCGTTTACGGATTAATAACAGGTTCTTTCTTTGCTCTTTTTTATGGTTATATAATGTTGCTTGCAGGAAGTGGTGATTTGCTTATTTTGGGAATGATGCGTCATCTTAGTGGCAATACTCGTATAAAAGATCATCCTTCTAAAGTTGGATTTATTGTTGAATAG
- a CDS encoding DUF6340 family protein has protein sequence MTKFHYITPVLLSLLVCSCVSISQISIDNLEPAKVSFPKDIKTVAIVNNTITDKETIATEERGELNQLISTKSTFQGNAKLASETFAENVAAANFFNEVLICDSALREKDLLPRESELSQNEVKKLTSDLGVDMLFSVENVTIKTDQRTYFLDNIFRSTIDATVAPTIKVYLPSRVKPLFIVYPEDKIFWDGYGLSPAIAEKNLITKDSLIKEASAFAGELPTKVILPRWEKANRFYYTSGCLELRDGGALVREGSWDDALKLWQTAYEKKSKKIKMRTAFNIALYYELQDKIELAIEWAEKADKIIREKENKKGKIGEEKTTRLNSNDSQDYIIITRYLLILKERMNAIQTLNLQMERFNGNF, from the coding sequence ATGACAAAATTCCATTATATCACTCCTGTTCTTCTTTCATTATTAGTTTGCTCATGTGTATCCATCAGTCAGATATCTATTGACAATCTTGAGCCTGCAAAAGTAAGCTTTCCTAAGGATATAAAAACTGTTGCAATCGTCAATAACACAATTACCGACAAGGAAACTATAGCAACTGAAGAAAGAGGAGAATTAAACCAGCTTATAAGTACAAAATCCACATTTCAAGGGAATGCTAAATTAGCTTCCGAAACTTTTGCAGAAAATGTAGCAGCAGCAAACTTTTTCAATGAAGTGTTAATCTGTGACTCAGCCTTGAGAGAGAAAGATCTATTGCCACGAGAGTCTGAATTATCACAAAATGAAGTTAAGAAATTAACATCAGATCTTGGAGTAGACATGCTTTTTTCTGTAGAAAACGTTACGATAAAAACAGACCAGAGAACCTACTTTCTTGATAATATATTCCGAAGCACCATTGATGCTACAGTTGCACCAACGATAAAAGTATATCTTCCATCTCGTGTGAAACCACTTTTTATTGTTTATCCTGAGGATAAGATATTTTGGGATGGATATGGCCTATCTCCAGCTATAGCAGAAAAAAATCTGATAACCAAAGATTCACTGATAAAAGAAGCTTCTGCATTTGCCGGAGAACTACCAACAAAAGTTATTTTACCAAGATGGGAGAAAGCTAACAGATTTTACTACACTTCCGGATGTCTTGAGTTAAGGGATGGGGGTGCACTTGTTCGTGAAGGTTCATGGGACGATGCATTAAAATTATGGCAAACTGCATACGAAAAGAAAAGCAAAAAAATAAAGATGCGAACAGCCTTTAATATTGCTTTATATTACGAATTACAGGATAAAATTGAGCTAGCAATAGAATGGGCTGAAAAAGCTGATAAAATAATCCGGGAAAAAGAAAACAAAAAAGGAAAGATTGGTGAAGAGAAAACAACCCGACTCAATAGTAACGATTCACAAGATTATATTATTATTACAAGGTATTTATTGATACTGAAAGAAAGAATGAATGCTATACAAACATTAAATCTGCAAATGGAACGTTTTAATGGCAATTTTTAA
- a CDS encoding SurA N-terminal domain-containing protein: MATLQKIRSKGPLLVIVIGLALFAFIAGDAWKIFQPHQTKDVGEINGETLSAQDYQKLVEEYTEVVKFSSGMTSLTDEQTTQIKDEVWRSYVNNKLIENEAKKLGLTVSKAEIQAMIDEGSNPILQQTPFKNQKTGQFDKDMLKKFLVDYSKMDKAKMPAQYAEYYESMFKFWTFVEKNLAQSRLAEKYQNLIARSLISNPVEAKAAFEARVNTADYLVAAVPYASIQDATIKVSDSELKDLYNKKKEQFKQYVESRNIKYIDVQVLPSKTDKAAIEKEVKDYTTQLASVPGDYTNFIRTTESEVPFADLFYSKTAFPADIAARVDSSAIGQIYGPYYNQTDNTFNSFKVLAKQSAADSIQFRQIQIAAATPEKTKALADSVYNAIKSGSDFATIAKKYNGAPEAQWITSQAYEGASLTADNIKLFSTLFNLGVNETANIALPQANIIMQVVDKKAVKDKYKVAVIKKSVNFSKETYNKVYNDFSQFVAANPTLEKINANAEAKGYKLLERNDLYSAEHTIGGIKGTRDAMKWVFEASKGDVSQMYECGESDHLLVVAVTGIVEEGYRPLEVVKDQLKAEIIRDKKAEKIIADIKAKNLTSFEQCKTIANVVTDSVKHVSFAAPAYVSAVRSSEPVLSAYASIAQLNKLSGPVKGNAAVFVFQPFNKERLKEVYNEKDEEQKVKNMTARTVSRFVNDLYIKANVKDNRYMFF, encoded by the coding sequence ATGGCAACGTTACAAAAAATCAGATCTAAGGGACCACTTTTGGTTATAGTGATTGGTCTCGCTCTGTTTGCATTTATTGCGGGTGATGCCTGGAAGATATTTCAGCCTCATCAAACAAAAGATGTAGGCGAAATAAACGGAGAGACTCTTTCAGCTCAGGATTACCAAAAATTAGTAGAAGAATACACCGAAGTCGTTAAGTTTTCAAGTGGTATGACTTCTTTAACCGATGAGCAAACAACACAAATCAAAGACGAAGTCTGGAGATCTTACGTTAACAATAAACTTATTGAAAATGAAGCTAAGAAATTAGGCTTAACAGTTTCAAAAGCTGAGATCCAGGCAATGATTGATGAAGGCTCAAACCCAATACTTCAACAAACTCCATTCAAAAACCAGAAAACAGGCCAATTTGACAAAGATATGCTGAAAAAGTTCCTGGTAGACTACTCAAAGATGGATAAAGCTAAAATGCCGGCACAATATGCAGAATATTATGAGTCAATGTTCAAATTCTGGACATTTGTTGAAAAGAATCTGGCTCAAAGTCGTTTAGCAGAAAAATATCAGAACTTAATTGCCCGTTCTTTAATTTCTAATCCTGTTGAAGCTAAAGCAGCATTCGAAGCAAGAGTTAATACAGCAGACTACTTAGTAGCAGCAGTTCCTTACGCTTCTATTCAAGACGCAACTATTAAAGTTTCAGATTCAGAACTTAAGGATCTTTATAACAAGAAAAAAGAGCAGTTCAAACAATATGTTGAATCTCGTAACATTAAATACATTGATGTTCAAGTTCTTCCAAGCAAAACTGATAAGGCTGCAATTGAAAAAGAAGTAAAAGATTACACAACTCAGCTTGCAAGCGTACCAGGAGATTATACAAACTTTATCCGCACTACAGAATCTGAAGTTCCTTTTGCTGATTTATTTTATTCAAAAACAGCATTTCCAGCAGACATTGCAGCTCGCGTTGATTCTTCTGCAATAGGACAGATCTACGGACCATATTACAATCAGACAGATAACACATTCAATTCTTTTAAAGTGTTGGCTAAACAATCTGCTGCCGATTCAATTCAGTTCCGTCAAATTCAGATTGCTGCAGCAACTCCTGAAAAAACAAAAGCTTTGGCAGATAGCGTATACAATGCTATTAAGTCAGGTAGTGATTTTGCAACTATTGCAAAAAAATACAATGGTGCCCCAGAAGCACAATGGATTACTTCACAAGCTTACGAAGGTGCTTCTTTAACAGCTGACAATATTAAATTGTTCTCTACACTATTCAACTTAGGAGTTAACGAAACTGCTAATATTGCCCTTCCACAAGCAAACATTATTATGCAGGTTGTTGATAAGAAAGCTGTAAAAGACAAATATAAAGTTGCTGTAATCAAAAAGAGTGTAAACTTCAGCAAAGAAACATATAACAAGGTTTACAATGACTTTAGTCAGTTTGTAGCTGCCAACCCTACTTTAGAAAAAATCAATGCAAATGCTGAAGCTAAAGGATACAAATTATTGGAAAGAAATGACCTTTACAGTGCAGAGCATACAATTGGCGGCATTAAAGGTACTCGTGACGCAATGAAATGGGTATTTGAAGCCAGCAAAGGTGATGTTTCTCAAATGTACGAATGCGGTGAAAGTGATCACTTGTTAGTTGTTGCTGTTACAGGCATCGTTGAAGAAGGCTATCGTCCTCTTGAAGTTGTTAAAGATCAGTTGAAAGCTGAAATTATCAGAGATAAGAAAGCTGAAAAGATTATTGCTGATATCAAAGCTAAGAATCTGACAAGCTTTGAACAATGCAAAACTATTGCTAACGTAGTTACTGATTCAGTTAAACACGTTTCTTTTGCTGCACCTGCATACGTTTCTGCAGTAAGAAGCAGCGAACCTGTATTAAGTGCTTACGCTTCAATTGCTCAACTTAACAAATTAAGTGGACCAGTAAAAGGTAATGCTGCAGTATTTGTATTCCAACCTTTCAATAAAGAAAGACTGAAAGAAGTATACAATGAAAAAGATGAAGAACAAAAAGTTAAGAATATGACAGCAAGAACTGTCAGCAGATTTGTGAACGATCTTTATATCAAAGCAAATGTAAAAGACAATCGTTACATGTTCTTCTAA
- a CDS encoding hemolysin family protein has product MNLIIYILIAIFFSAFFSGMEIAYTSADRLRLKTDKSDKNINSKILSFFFTNSRNLIPTILAGNYMSLVVYGILVAQLVKTHLLIKFTNSSFLLILLQTVIAVILILITSEIIPRRLFRRYANSVLTFFAFPLFIFYIILYPVSKVCSGFSYVLLKLFGITTGKDADNKIFGKADLDNFIQSSIDKSENRKEIETEVKIFQNALDFSSIKIRDCIVPRPEVIAIDLDTDLDTLKSKFIESGISKIIVYKDNIDNIIGYIHSSEMFRNADNWKTCIQQIPIVPETMGANKLMKLFMQQKKTLAVVVDEFGGTTGIVSLEDLVEEIFGEIEDEHDTTSYIAKQTDENEYILSARLEIEKANEMFNLGLPESDDYITIGGFILNHYQNFPKLHEIVKIGHFQFKIIKLTTTKIELVKLKVIE; this is encoded by the coding sequence ATGAACCTTATAATCTATATACTAATTGCAATATTCTTTTCTGCTTTTTTCTCAGGAATGGAAATTGCTTATACTTCAGCAGACAGGTTACGTTTAAAAACAGATAAGAGTGATAAAAATATAAATTCTAAAATTCTCTCTTTCTTTTTTACGAATTCAAGAAACCTTATACCCACTATATTGGCCGGGAATTACATGTCATTAGTAGTTTACGGCATTCTGGTGGCTCAGTTAGTTAAAACACATCTACTTATTAAGTTTACCAATAGTAGCTTTTTACTCATTTTACTGCAAACTGTTATTGCTGTAATACTAATCCTGATAACAAGTGAAATTATACCTAGAAGATTATTTAGACGGTATGCAAATTCTGTTCTTACATTTTTTGCTTTTCCTTTGTTTATCTTCTACATTATACTTTACCCTGTTTCAAAAGTTTGTTCCGGATTTTCATACGTATTATTAAAGCTATTTGGCATAACAACAGGCAAAGACGCAGATAATAAGATTTTCGGGAAAGCAGACCTTGATAATTTTATACAATCGAGCATTGATAAATCAGAAAACAGAAAAGAAATAGAGACCGAAGTGAAGATTTTTCAGAATGCACTCGACTTCTCTTCCATTAAAATAAGAGATTGCATAGTGCCCAGACCGGAAGTTATCGCAATTGATCTGGATACAGATTTAGACACTTTGAAATCGAAATTCATCGAATCAGGAATTTCAAAAATCATTGTTTATAAGGACAATATAGACAACATAATAGGATATATACACTCTTCCGAAATGTTTAGAAATGCAGATAACTGGAAAACCTGCATTCAGCAGATACCCATCGTTCCAGAAACTATGGGAGCAAACAAGCTGATGAAACTTTTTATGCAACAAAAAAAAACATTAGCTGTTGTGGTAGATGAATTTGGAGGAACAACAGGAATAGTTTCGCTAGAAGACCTGGTTGAAGAAATATTCGGTGAAATTGAAGACGAACATGATACAACATCCTACATTGCCAAACAAACAGACGAGAACGAATATATACTTTCTGCCAGATTGGAAATAGAGAAGGCTAACGAAATGTTTAACCTTGGATTACCTGAATCAGATGATTATATTACTATCGGCGGATTCATACTTAACCACTATCAAAACTTTCCAAAACTTCACGAAATAGTCAAAATCGGACACTTTCAGTTCAAGATTATAAAGCTTACTACCACTAAAATAGAGCTAGTTAAGTTGAAAGTGATAGAATAA
- the lptC gene encoding LPS export ABC transporter periplasmic protein LptC, whose amino-acid sequence MSKIYRKNYFIIKTSITIVCCTIATILLFSSCTEKKRPLAAAITDRDSLPFMKSLDVTTLISDSGITRYRIKTKEWLIYDKKNPPYWSFEKGLLLEKFDSTYHVDSSIKADTAYYYSDKKLWELKGHVVIKNVQGDKFNTEQLFWDQNLQKVYSSKFIRIQKSDRIITGHGFESNQQMTIYTIHKTTGSIPIEDKKVTRPDTIIVKH is encoded by the coding sequence ATGTCAAAAATATATAGAAAGAATTATTTTATTATTAAAACAAGCATAACAATAGTATGCTGTACTATTGCTACAATCCTTTTATTTTCTTCTTGTACAGAGAAGAAGCGTCCTTTAGCAGCTGCAATTACAGATAGAGACTCCTTGCCTTTTATGAAAAGTTTAGATGTAACTACTTTAATATCCGACTCAGGAATTACACGTTATCGAATCAAGACTAAAGAGTGGCTGATATATGACAAAAAGAATCCGCCATACTGGTCGTTTGAGAAAGGATTGCTTCTTGAAAAATTTGATTCAACATACCATGTTGATTCCAGTATAAAAGCAGACACCGCATATTATTATTCTGATAAAAAGCTTTGGGAACTAAAAGGACATGTAGTTATTAAGAATGTACAAGGTGATAAGTTTAACACAGAACAATTGTTCTGGGACCAAAATCTTCAAAAAGTTTATTCAAGTAAATTTATCCGAATTCAGAAATCAGACCGAATTATTACCGGCCATGGATTTGAATCTAACCAGCAGATGACTATTTATACCATTCATAAAACTACCGGCTCCATACCGATTGAAGATAAAAAAGTAACCCGGCCTGATACTATTATTGTCAAACACTAA
- a CDS encoding type III pantothenate kinase, protein MNLIIDIGNTAAKVAIFNNNSLVEVFRSSNQYLDCLPEILCRFRINQGILASVIDITKDVSEQINALPFPIIRLSPETPIPIENLYHTPETLGNDRLAAVIGANELYPQKNILVIDAGTAITYDFIDAKKRYLGGNISPGKKMRFKALHEFTGKLPLIDEEGIRTPLGVNTESAIREGVIKGIEFEIEGYINSLKMKYPELLIFLTGGDAILFETNLNNSIFVDTFLVLKGLNRILNYNNSNI, encoded by the coding sequence GTGAATTTAATAATAGATATAGGAAACACAGCAGCTAAAGTTGCGATATTCAATAACAATTCATTAGTAGAAGTTTTTCGCAGCTCTAATCAGTATCTCGATTGTCTACCGGAGATTCTTTGCAGATTCCGGATTAATCAGGGGATACTGGCATCTGTTATTGATATAACCAAGGATGTTTCTGAACAAATAAATGCACTCCCCTTCCCTATTATCAGGCTAAGCCCGGAAACACCTATTCCAATAGAAAATTTATATCATACACCTGAAACTTTAGGCAATGACAGATTGGCAGCTGTAATAGGTGCCAACGAACTTTATCCCCAAAAAAATATATTGGTAATAGACGCAGGAACAGCTATCACCTATGATTTTATAGATGCAAAGAAAAGATACTTAGGAGGAAATATTTCTCCGGGTAAAAAGATGAGATTTAAAGCTCTTCATGAATTCACAGGTAAATTGCCTCTAATAGATGAAGAAGGAATAAGAACGCCCCTGGGCGTAAATACAGAATCGGCAATCAGGGAAGGCGTTATAAAAGGTATAGAGTTTGAGATAGAAGGATATATTAACTCCTTAAAGATGAAATATCCCGAACTTTTGATCTTTTTAACAGGTGGAGATGCGATTCTTTTTGAAACTAACTTAAATAATAGCATCTTTGTAGATACTTTTTTAGTATTAAAAGGTTTGAATAGAATTTTAAATTACAATAACAGTAATATCTAA
- a CDS encoding archaeosortase/exosortase family protein, whose product MRVKPNKRLLDLKRILEPFRGVFLFITIVLIAHISWKISFHTGLENQEYSNKILIKNSSSSVIANVKGKVWRGIGVGDADCHNMDCRYISFFNNNLTTKFVPWTEKTALASFWVVNLVCKQPLSLLNYVDSSSSKKIKSCTLLSYDRLRGPAINIIWGCTGVKQLYILLLVILFSRGVWWKRFIYFLMGSLVLLLFNVMRISIITLLIKSYPDSFEILHDVLFKYLFYGLIFLLWILWEEKFSGKNFIK is encoded by the coding sequence ATGAGAGTAAAACCAAATAAACGGTTGTTGGATTTGAAAAGAATATTAGAGCCGTTTCGTGGAGTTTTTCTCTTTATTACTATTGTTTTAATAGCTCATATTTCGTGGAAAATATCTTTTCATACAGGGCTTGAAAATCAGGAATATAGTAATAAGATTCTAATAAAGAATAGTTCATCGTCTGTTATAGCTAATGTAAAAGGAAAGGTGTGGCGTGGAATTGGAGTTGGAGATGCTGATTGCCATAATATGGATTGCAGATACATTTCTTTCTTTAATAATAACTTGACGACGAAATTTGTTCCATGGACAGAAAAAACAGCTTTGGCTAGTTTTTGGGTTGTAAATTTAGTTTGCAAACAGCCTCTTAGCCTTTTGAATTATGTGGATTCTTCAAGTAGCAAAAAAATAAAGTCGTGCACGCTTCTTTCTTATGACAGATTGCGTGGTCCGGCAATTAATATTATATGGGGATGTACTGGAGTTAAACAACTTTATATCCTTTTACTTGTAATCCTTTTCAGTAGAGGGGTCTGGTGGAAACGATTCATTTATTTTTTAATGGGTAGTTTAGTTCTGTTATTATTTAATGTTATGCGCATTAGTATTATAACATTGCTTATAAAATCTTACCCAGACAGTTTTGAGATATTACACGATGTTTTGTTTAAATATTTATTTTATGGATTAATTTTCTTGCTATGGATATTATGGGAAGAAAAATTTTCCGGGAAAAATTTCATAAAGTAG
- a CDS encoding DUF4105 domain-containing protein, translating to MKKVIKASKQLYIKYAFCLISLFCVFPFQSKASSEDSVRISLLTCSPGSEIYALFGHTALRYQNMNTGMDVVFNYGMFDFHAPHFIWRYIKGETDYQLGVTDYFYFEQEYSERNSSVYQQTLNLLPEEKDALFQILQNNYLPENRVYRYNFFFDNCSTRPRDRVEECIKGKVTYTKNAVPLSFRDIVHEFTAGHDWAEFGIDLCLGSKADEIIDYRLKMFAPYYLKEALTGAKIKANDGKERMLVSNAEEIVHRSPNKETVESSYPSPLLTAWILFTLVLLITAYGYKKKKSYWGLDIILFSMAGLAGCIIAFLVCFSQHPTVSPNYMLFVFHPLHLLYLPFMVWRAYKRMKDPYQLANFAVLTLFIVFFCLLPQKINLAVVPLALCLWIRSLNYVCLNYKRNK from the coding sequence ATGAAAAAAGTAATAAAAGCTAGTAAGCAGTTGTATATTAAATATGCTTTTTGTCTGATTAGTTTGTTTTGTGTCTTTCCTTTTCAATCAAAGGCTTCATCTGAAGATTCTGTTCGTATAAGTCTACTGACCTGCTCGCCTGGAAGTGAGATTTATGCTCTTTTTGGTCATACAGCTTTGCGATATCAAAATATGAATACTGGCATGGATGTGGTTTTTAATTACGGAATGTTTGATTTTCATGCTCCTCATTTTATATGGAGATATATTAAAGGAGAAACAGATTATCAGCTAGGTGTTACCGATTACTTTTATTTTGAGCAAGAATATTCAGAACGTAACTCTAGTGTTTACCAACAGACATTGAATCTGCTTCCTGAAGAAAAAGATGCACTGTTTCAGATTCTGCAAAATAATTATTTGCCTGAAAACAGAGTTTACCGTTATAATTTCTTTTTTGATAACTGTTCCACGCGTCCAAGAGATCGTGTGGAAGAATGTATTAAAGGTAAAGTGACTTACACTAAAAATGCAGTTCCATTATCTTTTAGAGATATTGTTCATGAATTTACTGCCGGTCATGATTGGGCCGAGTTTGGAATTGATTTATGTTTGGGAAGCAAAGCTGATGAAATTATTGATTATAGATTAAAGATGTTTGCTCCTTATTATTTAAAAGAGGCTTTGACCGGAGCTAAGATAAAAGCTAATGATGGAAAAGAGCGGATGTTGGTTTCAAATGCAGAAGAAATTGTTCATCGTTCTCCGAATAAAGAGACCGTAGAATCGTCATATCCTTCTCCTTTATTAACCGCCTGGATATTATTTACTTTGGTATTACTTATTACAGCGTATGGATATAAAAAGAAAAAGAGCTACTGGGGATTAGATATTATCTTATTTAGTATGGCAGGTTTGGCAGGATGTATCATTGCTTTTCTTGTTTGTTTCTCACAACATCCTACTGTAAGTCCTAATTATATGCTGTTTGTTTTTCATCCTTTGCATTTACTTTATTTGCCTTTTATGGTTTGGAGAGCATATAAAAGGATGAAAGACCCTTATCAATTGGCTAATTTTGCGGTTTTAACACTTTTTATAGTGTTTTTCTGCTTACTACCCCAAAAAATTAATTTAGCTGTTGTACCTTTGGCACTCTGTTTGTGGATACGTTCCTTGAACTATGTATGTCTGAATTACAAAAGAAATAAATGA
- a CDS encoding alkaline phosphatase family protein yields MKSLLTSIITVLTITGLQAQTPSQLTTPKLVVGLTVDQLRTDYIEAFSSLYGDKGFKRLWKDGRVYRNAEFNFSNPDRASSVAALYTGTVPTVNGIAGENWLDISTLRIKNCVDDRNFMGNYTTETTSASQLMVSTVADELKVATQGKGLVYSIAPYREAAIFGAGHSGNGAFWLNDDTGKWCGSTYYNDFPWFVSQYNDRKAIDFRINGMIWTPTRPVADYKYLTSQFAQETFSYNFDEAKKNKFRKLKTSPFINEEINNFLLDVLANSTMGQDETPDLLSLTYYAGNYDHKSAKECALEMQDTYVRLDKSIGELLDIIDKKVGLNNVLFCINSTGYADAEGPELERYRIPSGEFYLDRCAALLNMYLMAVYGEGQYIEAHNDLQLYLNHKLIEKKQLNLNDVLAKASDFLIQFSGVKEVYSSYRLLQGAWTPELQKMRNSYNRNRSGDLTLEILPGWTVVNSDSPSESKVVRKAYVPSPLIFLGGNVKPEIINTPVNIDCFAPTIARSMRIRAPNGCSSAPLANILR; encoded by the coding sequence ATGAAAAGTTTACTCACATCTATAATAACCGTACTTACTATAACCGGACTCCAGGCTCAGACTCCGTCTCAGCTAACAACACCAAAACTTGTTGTTGGTTTGACTGTTGATCAGCTTCGTACCGATTATATAGAAGCTTTTTCTTCTCTTTATGGAGACAAAGGGTTTAAGCGCTTATGGAAAGATGGACGAGTATACAGAAATGCAGAGTTTAATTTTTCAAATCCGGACAGGGCATCTTCTGTTGCTGCTCTTTATACCGGAACGGTTCCTACTGTTAATGGAATAGCAGGGGAGAACTGGCTTGATATTTCTACACTACGGATAAAAAATTGCGTGGATGATCGCAATTTTATGGGTAATTATACTACCGAAACAACTTCTGCTTCACAGCTGATGGTTTCTACTGTTGCCGATGAACTGAAAGTTGCTACCCAGGGTAAAGGGCTGGTTTATTCAATCGCCCCATATCGCGAAGCTGCTATCTTTGGAGCAGGGCACTCTGGTAATGGCGCTTTCTGGTTGAATGATGATACCGGTAAATGGTGCGGATCAACCTATTATAATGATTTTCCCTGGTTTGTAAGCCAATATAACGATCGGAAAGCTATTGATTTTCGTATTAACGGAATGATTTGGACGCCAACTCGTCCGGTTGCAGATTATAAATACCTTACGTCTCAGTTTGCTCAGGAAACATTCTCTTATAACTTTGATGAAGCAAAGAAAAATAAGTTCAGAAAACTGAAAACAAGTCCGTTTATTAATGAAGAAATCAACAACTTCCTTTTAGATGTACTTGCAAATAGTACTATGGGGCAGGATGAAACTCCCGACTTACTTTCTTTGACCTATTATGCAGGTAATTACGATCATAAAAGTGCTAAAGAATGCGCTTTGGAGATGCAGGATACCTATGTGAGACTAGATAAGAGCATTGGCGAACTTCTGGATATTATTGATAAAAAGGTAGGGCTAAATAATGTTTTGTTTTGCATTAATTCTACCGGTTATGCTGATGCTGAAGGCCCGGAACTGGAAAGATATCGTATTCCCAGCGGTGAGTTTTATTTAGATCGTTGTGCTGCGCTCCTTAACATGTACCTTATGGCTGTTTATGGCGAAGGACAGTATATTGAAGCTCATAATGACTTACAATTATATTTGAACCACAAACTAATAGAGAAGAAACAGCTGAACTTAAACGACGTTCTTGCTAAGGCTTCTGATTTCCTGATTCAGTTTAGTGGTGTAAAAGAAGTCTATTCATCTTATCGTTTGTTGCAAGGAGCATGGACTCCTGAGCTTCAAAAGATGAGAAATTCATATAACCGTAATCGTTCTGGTGATTTAACTCTTGAAATTTTACCAGGATGGACTGTTGTTAATTCTGATTCTCCCTCAGAAAGTAAAGTTGTACGTAAAGCTTATGTTCCTTCTCCACTTATTTTCTTAGGAGGAAATGTGAAGCCTGAAATTATAAATACTCCGGTCAATATTGACTGTTTTGCGCCTACTATTGCTCGTTCTATGAGAATTAGAGCACCTAATGGCTGCTCTTCTGCTCCTCTTGCAAATATATTAAGATGA